The Lysobacter sp. genome includes a window with the following:
- a CDS encoding SDR family oxidoreductase has translation MALSGRTVLLTGASGGIGAALCDALVEAGARVIAVGRNQSRLQQLAQQQSGGRVVPLVADLATDSGRAHVIAVASTLQQTPSILVLAHAQSAFGLFEEQSMHELRDLVDTNLLAPMTLIHGLLPTLQRHPQAAVVAVGSTFGSLAFPGFAAYSATKFGLRGLMEGLSREYADRNLQFQFLSPRATRTAFNTPAVEAMNKEMKVAEDEPADVAAQLVAAIASGRPRMQIGWPEKLFARINGALPALVDRNLKSQLAIIRRHARR, from the coding sequence ATCGCGCTCTCCGGCCGCACCGTGCTGCTCACCGGCGCCAGCGGCGGGATCGGCGCGGCGCTGTGCGACGCGCTGGTCGAGGCCGGCGCACGGGTGATCGCGGTCGGCCGCAACCAATCGCGCCTGCAGCAGCTCGCACAGCAGCAATCCGGCGGCCGGGTGGTGCCGCTGGTCGCGGACCTGGCCACCGACAGCGGACGCGCGCACGTGATCGCGGTCGCATCGACGCTGCAGCAGACGCCGTCGATCCTGGTGCTCGCGCATGCGCAGAGCGCGTTCGGCCTGTTCGAGGAGCAATCGATGCACGAGCTGCGCGACCTGGTCGATACCAATCTGCTCGCGCCGATGACGCTGATCCATGGCCTGCTGCCGACGCTGCAGCGTCATCCGCAGGCGGCGGTGGTCGCGGTGGGTTCGACTTTCGGCAGCCTGGCGTTTCCCGGCTTCGCCGCGTACAGCGCGACCAAGTTCGGCCTGCGCGGACTGATGGAGGGCCTGTCGCGCGAATACGCCGACCGCAACCTGCAGTTCCAGTTCCTGTCGCCGCGCGCCACCCGCACCGCGTTCAACACACCGGCGGTGGAAGCGATGAACAAGGAAATGAAAGTCGCCGAAGACGAGCCCGCCGATGTCGCCGCGCAACTGGTGGCCGCGATCGCCAGCGGCCGTCCGCGGATGCAGATCGGCTGGCCGGAGAAGCTCTTCGCGCGCATCAACGGCGCGCTGCCGGCACTGGTCGACCGCAATCTGAAATCGCAGCTCGCCATCATCCGCCGTCACGCGCGCCGCTGA